Proteins encoded by one window of Porphyrobacter sp. YT40:
- the rlmJ gene encoding 23S rRNA (adenine(2030)-N(6))-methyltransferase RlmJ, whose amino-acid sequence MNYRHSFHAGNSADVVKHSLLIALVRALQLKPSALTLIDTHAGCGLYDLFGEEAARTGEAAGGVMRAFANSDPLLDDYRAAVLAANDGDAACAGPRLYPGSPRVLAQLLRPQDALILNEKHPEDAHALRGAMRGTPAAVHQRDAYELWLAMLPTRTPRGLVVVDPPYEQTDERARITATLAAAHRKWAHGVTVIWYPLKDRAAHLRWKDKLRQTGIPKFLSVEHWLYDSDQPGIYNGAGLFIVNPPYAFTQELPPLLEALRVALAPEGHRGTLTADWLRE is encoded by the coding sequence GTGAATTACCGCCATTCCTTCCACGCCGGCAACAGCGCCGATGTCGTCAAGCACAGCCTGCTGATCGCGCTGGTCAGGGCCTTGCAATTGAAGCCCTCGGCGCTGACGCTGATCGACACCCATGCGGGCTGCGGGCTGTACGACCTGTTCGGCGAGGAGGCCGCGCGCACCGGCGAGGCTGCCGGGGGCGTGATGCGCGCCTTTGCGAACAGCGATCCGCTGCTCGATGATTACCGCGCTGCCGTGCTGGCGGCGAACGACGGCGATGCCGCGTGCGCTGGCCCGCGCCTCTACCCGGGAAGCCCGCGTGTTCTGGCGCAGCTGCTGCGCCCGCAGGACGCGCTGATCCTCAACGAGAAGCACCCCGAGGATGCCCATGCCCTGCGCGGAGCGATGCGCGGCACGCCTGCCGCGGTGCATCAGCGCGATGCCTATGAGCTGTGGCTCGCGATGCTGCCCACCCGCACCCCGCGCGGTTTGGTGGTGGTCGATCCGCCCTACGAACAGACCGACGAGCGCGCCCGCATAACCGCCACCCTCGCGGCGGCGCACCGCAAATGGGCGCATGGGGTGACGGTGATCTGGTATCCGCTGAAGGATCGCGCCGCGCACCTGCGCTGGAAGGACAAGCTGCGCCAGACCGGCATCCCGAAATTCCTGAGCGTCGAGCACTGGCTTTACGACAGCGATCAGCCCGGCATCTACAACGGCGCGGGCCTGTTCATCGTGAACCCGCCCTATGCCTTCACGCAAGAGCTGCCGCCGCTGCTGGAGGCGCTGCGCGTCGCGCTGGCACCGGAGGGGCACCGCGGCACGCTTACTGCCGACTGGCTGCGCGAGTAG
- a CDS encoding trehalose-6-phosphate synthase, whose protein sequence is MSRLVVISNRVAVPKARGAAGAQGGLAGALNSALKDRGGIWFGWSGQESEDPAGSINLQRHEGVTTATIDLPARDVEEYYNGYANSTLWPLFHYRLDLTEYERETGRGYERVNQRFADAVVPLIERDDMVWVHDYHLIPLGERLRAHGVTNRIGFFLHIPWPPTRLFVSLPFHERLVRSLLEYDLIGFQTDEWRGSFLHYCSKELNAEVDEATGTINFEGRSVIARTYPIGIDWEHFQAQGNMGESRNAHQRLLSSTRDRTAMIGVDRLDYSKGLPERMDGIGRFFDQHPERVRDLVFIQVAPPSREDVKSYQDIRMVLEQKTGQINGARSEVDMVPVRYVNRGYTHAELFGFFRGSKIGLVTPLRDGMNLVAKEYVAAQDPRDPGVLILSRFAGAAEQLGLDGKGAVLVNPYSPDDISDAILQALDMPLDERKARYEAMIGTIRDDNVQTWTQRFCDDLRG, encoded by the coding sequence TTGAGCCGTCTGGTCGTGATCTCCAACCGTGTCGCTGTCCCCAAGGCCCGCGGCGCTGCCGGAGCCCAGGGCGGGCTCGCCGGGGCGCTCAATTCCGCGCTCAAGGATCGCGGAGGCATCTGGTTCGGCTGGTCCGGGCAGGAGAGCGAGGATCCTGCCGGCAGCATCAACCTGCAACGCCACGAAGGGGTCACCACCGCGACGATCGATCTGCCCGCGCGCGACGTCGAGGAGTATTACAACGGCTATGCCAATTCGACCTTGTGGCCGCTATTCCACTACCGGCTCGACCTGACCGAATACGAGCGCGAGACGGGCCGGGGATACGAGCGGGTCAACCAGCGTTTCGCCGATGCCGTGGTGCCGCTGATCGAGCGTGACGACATGGTGTGGGTGCATGACTATCACCTGATTCCGCTGGGCGAGCGTTTGCGCGCGCATGGGGTGACCAACCGGATCGGGTTCTTTCTCCACATCCCGTGGCCGCCCACCCGCCTCTTCGTCTCGCTGCCGTTCCACGAAAGGCTGGTGCGCTCGCTGCTGGAATACGACCTGATCGGTTTCCAGACCGACGAATGGCGCGGCAGTTTCCTGCATTATTGCAGCAAGGAACTGAACGCCGAAGTCGACGAGGCAACCGGCACGATCAATTTCGAAGGGCGCTCGGTGATTGCGCGCACCTATCCCATCGGGATCGACTGGGAGCACTTCCAGGCCCAGGGCAACATGGGCGAATCGCGCAATGCGCACCAGCGCCTGCTGTCTTCGACCCGCGATCGCACCGCGATGATCGGGGTCGATCGGCTCGACTATTCCAAGGGTCTGCCCGAGCGGATGGACGGCATCGGCCGGTTCTTTGACCAGCACCCGGAGCGCGTGCGCGACCTCGTCTTCATTCAGGTGGCGCCGCCCAGCCGCGAGGATGTGAAGAGCTATCAGGACATCCGAATGGTGCTCGAACAGAAGACCGGGCAGATCAACGGCGCGCGCAGCGAAGTAGACATGGTGCCGGTCCGCTACGTCAACCGCGGCTATACCCATGCCGAACTGTTCGGCTTTTTCCGCGGGTCGAAGATCGGGCTTGTCACACCCTTGCGCGACGGGATGAACCTGGTCGCCAAGGAATATGTCGCGGCGCAGGACCCCAGGGATCCGGGCGTGCTGATCCTGTCGCGCTTTGCCGGGGCGGCGGAGCAGCTCGGGCTGGACGGCAAGGGCGCGGTGCTGGTCAATCCCTACAGCCCGGACGACATATCCGATGCAATTTTGCAGGCGCTCGACATGCCGCTGGACGAGCGCAAAGCCCGCTACGAGGCGATGATCGGGACCATTCGCGACGACAATGTCCAGACCTGGACTCAGCGCTTCTGCGACGATCTGAGGGGCTAG